One genomic segment of Streptomyces sp. RerS4 includes these proteins:
- a CDS encoding cysteine dioxygenase family protein, with product MTTTTPARTTARMAALVHEIRNVVDRGLAPDLTAYLVGERLAPHLGTSDLLTPEQREGHSDRYRQHILHSEADGSFSVVALVWLPGQETSIHDHVSWCVAGVHEGTESEIRYRLAPAAGPEATARLVATEEVVNAQGEVCGFAPPGDIHKVRNSCRTTAISLHVYGADVARLGSSVRRVYPEPTD from the coding sequence ATGACCACCACCACGCCGGCCCGTACGACCGCGAGGATGGCCGCCCTCGTCCATGAGATCCGCAACGTCGTGGACCGGGGTCTGGCCCCCGACCTCACGGCCTACCTCGTCGGGGAGCGCCTCGCCCCCCACCTGGGCACCTCCGATCTGCTCACTCCCGAACAGCGGGAGGGTCATTCCGACCGGTACCGCCAACACATCCTGCACTCCGAGGCCGACGGAAGCTTCTCCGTGGTTGCTCTTGTGTGGCTGCCCGGTCAGGAGACCTCCATCCACGACCACGTCTCGTGGTGCGTGGCCGGAGTGCACGAGGGCACGGAGAGCGAGATCCGCTACCGGCTCGCCCCCGCCGCCGGCCCGGAGGCCACGGCCCGCCTCGTGGCCACCGAGGAAGTGGTCAACGCCCAGGGCGAGGTCTGCGGATTCGCCCCGCCCGGCGACATCCACAAGGTGCGCAACTCCTGTCGTACGACGGCGATATCCCTGCACGTCTACGGAGCCGACGTGGCCCGCCTGGGCAGCAGCGTCCGCCGCGTGTACCCGGAACCGACCGACTGA
- a CDS encoding ATP-binding protein, which produces MSIWWSLHLRREAASVPLARRLLLGTMETAGVDPDISFDLSVALSEACANAVEHGGRAPAREVPDETGAYHVTAYLDGDRCRIEVADSGPGFPPATVARHRPSLAEHGRGLNLIEELADHVRFRNRPGRGAVVSFDKMLKWRDDALLKVS; this is translated from the coding sequence ATGAGCATCTGGTGGTCTCTCCACTTGAGGCGCGAAGCCGCGAGCGTGCCGCTCGCCCGGCGACTGCTGCTCGGGACGATGGAGACCGCGGGGGTGGACCCGGACATCTCCTTCGACCTGTCGGTGGCGCTGAGCGAGGCGTGTGCGAACGCGGTGGAGCACGGCGGCCGCGCGCCCGCCCGCGAGGTTCCGGACGAGACCGGGGCGTACCACGTCACGGCCTATCTGGACGGCGACCGCTGCCGGATCGAAGTGGCTGATTCGGGCCCGGGTTTCCCGCCCGCGACCGTGGCCAGACACAGACCCTCGCTGGCCGAGCACGGCCGCGGCCTGAACCTGATCGAGGAGCTCGCCGACCACGTCCGCTTCCGCAACCGGCCGGGTCGGGGCGCCGTCGTCAGCTTCGACAAGATGCTGAAGTGGCGCGACGACGCGCTGCTGAAGGTCTCCTAG
- a CDS encoding aminopeptidase P family protein → MADELNPETPEEEQPQKKHKQRKNGLYPGVSEELAENMRTGWADTELHDLEPIAQAGHTADRRAALSARFPGERLVIPAGRLKTRSNDTEYPFRASTEYAYLTGDQTENGVLVLEPTGETGHAATIYLLPRSDRENGEFWLSGQGELWVGRRHSLAEAEQLLGIPAKDVRKLADELAEAEGPVRNVRGHDAGIEKALTDKVTAERDEELRVYLSEARAVKDAFEIGELQKAVDSTVRGFEDVVKVLDKAEATSERYIEGTFFLRARVEGNDVGYGSICAAGPHACTLHWVRNDGAVRSGDLLLLDAGVETHSLYTADVTRTLPINGTYTDIQRKIYDAVYESQEAGIAAVKPGAKFRDFHDAAQHVLAEKLVEWGLLEGPVERVLELGLQRRWTLHGTGHMLGMDVHDCAAARTEAYVDGTLEPGMCLTVEPGLYFQADDLTVPEEYRGIGVRIEDDILVTEDGNRNLSAGLPRTSVEVEAWMARLKG, encoded by the coding sequence GTGGCTGACGAGCTCAACCCGGAGACCCCGGAAGAAGAGCAGCCCCAGAAGAAGCACAAGCAGCGCAAGAACGGGCTGTACCCGGGCGTCAGCGAGGAACTCGCGGAGAACATGCGCACCGGTTGGGCCGACACCGAGCTGCACGACCTGGAGCCCATCGCCCAGGCCGGTCACACGGCCGACCGTCGCGCCGCGCTGTCCGCGCGCTTCCCCGGCGAGCGGCTGGTGATCCCGGCGGGCCGGCTGAAGACGCGCTCGAACGACACCGAGTACCCGTTCCGCGCGTCGACCGAGTACGCCTACCTCACCGGGGACCAGACCGAGAACGGCGTCCTGGTCCTGGAGCCGACGGGCGAGACCGGGCACGCCGCCACGATCTACCTGCTGCCCCGCTCCGACCGCGAGAACGGCGAGTTCTGGCTGTCCGGCCAGGGCGAGCTGTGGGTCGGCCGCCGGCACTCCCTCGCCGAGGCCGAGCAGCTGCTGGGCATCCCGGCGAAGGACGTCCGCAAGCTCGCCGACGAGCTGGCCGAGGCCGAGGGCCCGGTCCGCAACGTCCGCGGCCACGACGCCGGCATCGAGAAGGCCCTGACCGACAAGGTCACCGCCGAGCGCGACGAGGAACTGCGCGTCTACCTCTCCGAGGCCCGCGCCGTGAAGGACGCCTTCGAGATCGGCGAGCTGCAGAAGGCCGTCGACTCCACCGTCCGCGGCTTCGAGGACGTCGTGAAGGTCCTCGACAAGGCCGAGGCCACGTCCGAGCGCTACATCGAGGGCACCTTCTTCCTGCGCGCCCGCGTCGAGGGCAACGACGTCGGCTACGGCTCCATCTGCGCCGCCGGCCCGCACGCCTGCACCCTGCACTGGGTCCGCAACGACGGCGCCGTCCGCTCCGGCGACCTGCTGCTGCTCGACGCCGGCGTGGAGACCCACTCCCTCTACACCGCCGACGTCACGCGCACGCTGCCGATCAACGGCACGTACACGGACATCCAGCGCAAGATCTACGACGCCGTCTACGAGTCCCAGGAAGCCGGCATCGCCGCCGTGAAGCCGGGGGCGAAGTTCCGCGACTTCCACGACGCCGCGCAGCACGTGCTCGCGGAGAAGCTCGTGGAGTGGGGCCTGCTGGAAGGCCCCGTCGAGCGGGTCCTGGAGCTCGGTCTCCAGCGCCGCTGGACCCTGCACGGCACCGGTCACATGCTCGGCATGGACGTCCACGACTGCGCCGCCGCGCGCACGGAGGCGTACGTCGACGGCACGCTGGAGCCGGGCATGTGCCTGACGGTCGAGCCCGGTCTGTACTTCCAGGCGGACGACCTGACCGTGCCCGAGGAGTACCGGGGCATCGGCGTCCGGATCGAGGACGACATCCTCGTCACGGAGGACGGCAACCGGAACCTGTCCGCCGGCCTGCCCCGAACCTCGGTCGAGGTCGAGGCGTGGATGGCGCGGCTCAAGGGCTGA
- a CDS encoding ATP-binding protein — translation MRQRAPVRRFPVQAIGASRPWRGAKEVPGVALMMAQEVPTSSCMDVRHGPAGVGEARHRMREQLRISGLSESVVDDAVLILSELLSNACRHGRPLGAREVGDGEIRAAWCVDKAGRLTVEVTDGGGPTRPVPATPSVTAHGGRGLNIISALAHDWGVRDGAAGEVTVWVIVARGTRHDDFATRVTPPAIDLVSAFDDLDL, via the coding sequence ATGCGTCAGAGGGCGCCGGTACGGCGGTTTCCGGTCCAGGCCATTGGGGCATCCAGACCATGGCGTGGGGCTAAGGAGGTTCCGGGGGTGGCATTGATGATGGCGCAAGAAGTACCCACGTCGTCGTGCATGGACGTACGCCATGGTCCTGCGGGGGTGGGCGAGGCGAGGCACCGGATGCGTGAACAACTGCGTATCAGCGGCCTGTCCGAATCGGTCGTGGACGATGCCGTACTGATCCTTTCCGAACTGCTCAGCAACGCCTGTCGACACGGCAGACCGCTGGGCGCGCGCGAGGTGGGGGACGGGGAGATACGCGCCGCGTGGTGCGTCGACAAGGCGGGGCGTCTGACCGTCGAGGTCACGGACGGCGGCGGTCCGACCCGCCCGGTCCCGGCCACCCCCTCCGTCACGGCGCACGGCGGGCGGGGGCTCAACATCATCAGCGCCCTGGCCCACGACTGGGGCGTCCGCGACGGAGCGGCGGGTGAGGTCACCGTATGGGTGATAGTCGCCCGGGGGACCCGACACGACGATTTCGCTACGCGCGTCACTCCTCCGGCGATCGACCTCGTATCGGCCTTCGACGACCTGGATCTGTGA
- a CDS encoding bifunctional DNA primase/polymerase has product MTCATVWRWPVLPGVGRAGADSARCACPDPDCVVPGAHPFDPGLLAATADARMVAWWWARRPSAPILLATGGAAPCAVSLPAGAAARAVARLDQQGMRLGPIVATPTRWSLLVSPYSLERLGELLYAKDHVPSSVRFHGEGGYLLLPPSTASGGGQVRWEREPVTGPGGLWLPEVEAVVDALVEAGSGAPGGGSRLAY; this is encoded by the coding sequence ATGACCTGCGCGACCGTCTGGCGCTGGCCCGTGCTGCCGGGCGTGGGTCGGGCCGGCGCGGACAGCGCGCGCTGTGCCTGCCCGGATCCGGACTGCGTGGTGCCGGGCGCGCATCCCTTCGATCCCGGGCTGCTCGCCGCGACGGCCGACGCCCGGATGGTGGCCTGGTGGTGGGCGCGCCGGCCCTCGGCCCCGATCCTGCTCGCCACCGGAGGGGCCGCGCCGTGCGCGGTGAGCCTGCCGGCGGGCGCCGCCGCGCGGGCCGTCGCACGGCTGGACCAGCAGGGCATGCGGCTCGGCCCGATCGTCGCCACGCCCACCCGCTGGTCGCTGCTGGTGTCGCCGTACTCGCTGGAGCGACTCGGCGAACTCCTCTACGCCAAGGACCACGTGCCGTCCTCGGTGCGCTTCCACGGTGAGGGCGGCTATCTGCTCCTGCCCCCCTCCACGGCGTCCGGCGGTGGGCAGGTCCGGTGGGAGCGCGAACCCGTGACCGGACCCGGTGGGCTCTGGCTGCCCGAGGTCGAGGCGGTCGTGGACGCGCTCGTGGAAGCCGGCAGCGGGGCCCCCGGCGGCGGCAGCCGGCTCGCCTACTGA
- a CDS encoding LysR family transcriptional regulator codes for MFDSRHIRTFHEVVAAGSYTAAARVLGYTQPAITQQMKALERAVGTPLFTRVGRKMKLTEAGESLARHAESILGSLSAAEAQLKAYTRLRTGRVRVCGFPSANVTLVPEAIGRLAKDHPGIQVELLEGEPPESLHRLQRGECDITLAFTYPGLHEEIPEDVTEVRLLEDQLTVLLPTGHPLARRRAVHLADLAEEQWIAGCPRCRANLLHECAELGFVPDIRFATDDNLVVQSMVAQGLGVAMMPALVLPSLSLTRVCGRVLHPAARRHIAAYVYRDHLRIPATAVVLDELKRVAANRIGC; via the coding sequence GTGTTCGATTCACGGCACATACGGACATTCCATGAAGTGGTCGCCGCTGGTTCCTACACGGCCGCCGCTCGCGTCCTGGGCTATACCCAGCCCGCCATCACCCAGCAGATGAAGGCGCTCGAACGCGCCGTCGGCACCCCGCTGTTCACCCGCGTGGGCCGCAAGATGAAGCTGACCGAGGCCGGGGAGTCCCTGGCCCGGCACGCCGAATCCATCCTCGGCAGCCTGTCGGCCGCCGAAGCCCAGCTCAAGGCCTACACCCGGCTGCGGACCGGACGCGTACGGGTCTGCGGATTCCCCAGCGCCAACGTCACCCTCGTCCCGGAGGCCATCGGCCGGCTCGCCAAGGACCACCCGGGGATCCAGGTCGAGCTGTTGGAGGGGGAGCCCCCGGAGTCCCTCCACCGGCTCCAGCGCGGCGAGTGCGACATCACCCTGGCCTTCACCTATCCCGGCCTGCACGAGGAGATCCCCGAGGACGTCACCGAGGTCAGGCTGCTGGAGGACCAGCTGACGGTGCTGCTGCCGACCGGCCATCCGCTGGCGCGGCGCCGGGCCGTGCACCTCGCGGACCTCGCCGAAGAGCAGTGGATCGCGGGCTGCCCGCGCTGCCGGGCGAACCTGCTGCACGAGTGCGCCGAATTGGGCTTCGTACCCGACATCCGCTTCGCCACCGACGACAACCTGGTGGTGCAGAGCATGGTCGCGCAGGGGCTCGGCGTGGCGATGATGCCCGCGCTGGTACTGCCCTCGCTGTCCCTCACCAGGGTCTGCGGACGAGTGCTCCACCCGGCCGCGCGCCGTCACATCGCCGCGTACGTCTACCGCGACCATCTGCGCATCCCTGCGACGGCGGTCGTGCTCGACGAGCTCAAGCGGGTGGCGGCGAACCGCATCGGCTGCTGA
- a CDS encoding peptidase: MNRHRTAASVLLAAGALLAGALTAASPSAAAEAPASFRQQQTPGFWTAERMRQATPLDLTAAPKGARPTPSPADRPTLVAPTQASTEVTQASPTAFPQAGGAWTGSGAVVKTSGRVFFTMGDRTASCSGDSVTSANGSTVMTAGHCVKYQGAWHTNWVFVPAYNNGNAPYGQWAATKTFATEQWAASEDMNMDVGLAVVAPLNGQKLSQVVGAQGILFNGGYNKKMYSFGFPAAAPYDGTKLVYCSGNSGKDFLLTKDHSLGCNMTGGSSGGPWFQDFNEATGLGTQVSVNSFGYTFLPNRMFGPYFGNEAKAAYDKAQNT; this comes from the coding sequence GTGAATCGTCATCGCACGGCGGCGTCCGTCCTCCTGGCCGCGGGCGCCCTGCTCGCGGGGGCCCTGACGGCGGCCTCTCCCTCGGCGGCCGCGGAAGCGCCCGCCTCGTTCCGGCAGCAGCAGACCCCGGGCTTCTGGACGGCCGAGCGCATGCGCCAGGCCACCCCGCTCGACCTCACGGCGGCCCCGAAGGGCGCCCGCCCGACGCCGTCCCCGGCGGACCGGCCCACGCTGGTGGCCCCGACACAGGCCTCGACGGAGGTCACGCAGGCCTCCCCGACCGCGTTCCCGCAGGCCGGCGGCGCCTGGACGGGCAGCGGTGCGGTCGTGAAGACCTCGGGCCGGGTCTTCTTCACGATGGGCGACCGGACGGCCTCCTGCTCCGGCGACTCCGTCACCAGCGCCAACGGCAGCACGGTCATGACCGCCGGGCACTGCGTGAAGTACCAGGGCGCGTGGCACACCAACTGGGTGTTCGTACCGGCCTACAACAACGGCAACGCGCCCTACGGACAGTGGGCCGCGACCAAGACCTTCGCCACCGAACAGTGGGCCGCGAGCGAGGACATGAACATGGACGTCGGCCTGGCCGTCGTCGCCCCGCTGAACGGGCAGAAGCTCAGCCAGGTCGTCGGCGCGCAGGGCATCCTCTTCAACGGCGGCTACAACAAGAAGATGTACTCCTTCGGCTTCCCCGCGGCGGCGCCCTACGACGGCACGAAGCTCGTCTACTGCAGCGGCAACAGCGGCAAGGACTTCCTCCTCACCAAGGACCACAGCCTCGGCTGCAACATGACCGGCGGCTCCAGTGGCGGCCCCTGGTTCCAGGACTTCAACGAGGCGACGGGCCTGGGCACTCAGGTCTCGGTGAACAGCTTCGGCTACACCTTCCTCCCGAACCGCATGTTCGGCCCGTACTTCGGCAACGAGGCCAAGGCGGCCTACGACAAGGCCCAGAACACCTGA
- a CDS encoding glycerophosphodiester phosphodiesterase gives MTHALPRPIQVVAHRGASEDAPEHTLAAYRKAIEDGADALECDVRLTADGHLVLVHDRRVNRTSNGRGAVSALELADLAALDFGSWKDREESPDWDADPERTSVLTLERLLELVSDAGRPVQLAIETKHPTRWAGQVEERLLFLLKRFGLDAPPAEGPHPVRVMSFSARSLHRVRSAAPTIPTVYLMQFISPRMREGRLPAGVRIAGPGIRIVRNHPGFIRRLQAAGHSVHVWTVNEPEDVQLCADLGVEAIITNRPRQVLSQLGR, from the coding sequence GTGACGCACGCACTGCCCCGCCCCATCCAGGTCGTCGCCCATCGAGGCGCCTCGGAGGACGCCCCCGAGCACACCCTCGCCGCCTACCGCAAGGCCATCGAGGACGGCGCCGACGCCCTCGAATGCGATGTCCGGCTGACCGCCGACGGCCATCTCGTCCTGGTGCACGACCGCCGGGTGAACCGCACCTCGAACGGCCGCGGCGCCGTCTCCGCGCTGGAGCTGGCCGACCTCGCCGCCCTCGACTTCGGCTCCTGGAAGGACCGCGAGGAGTCCCCCGACTGGGACGCGGACCCGGAGCGGACCTCCGTACTCACCCTGGAGCGACTCCTGGAACTGGTGTCCGACGCCGGACGCCCCGTCCAGCTGGCGATCGAGACGAAGCACCCCACCCGCTGGGCCGGACAGGTGGAGGAACGCCTCCTCTTCCTCCTCAAGCGCTTCGGACTCGACGCCCCGCCCGCCGAGGGCCCGCACCCCGTCCGGGTCATGAGCTTCTCGGCTCGCTCCCTGCACCGCGTCCGCTCGGCGGCCCCGACGATCCCGACCGTGTACCTGATGCAGTTCATCTCGCCCCGGATGCGTGAGGGGCGACTGCCCGCCGGCGTACGGATCGCCGGGCCGGGCATCCGCATCGTGCGCAACCACCCCGGCTTCATCCGCAGGCTCCAGGCGGCCGGGCACTCCGTACACGTATGGACGGTGAACGAGCCGGAAGATGTTCAGCTGTGCGCTGATCTGGGTGTAGAAGCGATCATCACGAACAGGCCCCGTCAGGTTCTGTCACAACTGGGGCGCTGA
- a CDS encoding putative sulfate exporter family transporter encodes MAILNRTAPKPPRLAPRRDASRETPSSRPGLAFAVAGALVAWCVHLVIPAVPMLTASVVLGIAVAHVPGLRLFVRGPARPGLSLAGRRLMRIGIVLLGLGLGLDQVVRLGWATVVMVSAVVAATFFGTIWLGRRLGLPGDQPLLIATGYSICGASAIGAVSEVSGSDEEDVAASVALVTLCGTLAIAVLPLLQGPLGLSDLAFGRWVGASVHDVGQVVATAQTAGPGALGDAVLVKLMRVALLAPLVAAVAFSLRARRRGVRTASGKRPAPVPLFVAGFLAAAALRATGVLPPVALEWAHTAQEALLAAALFGLGSAVHLPTLARTGGRAAVLGLGAWVVVAGVSYAGVLLTV; translated from the coding sequence ATGGCCATCCTCAACCGCACCGCGCCCAAACCGCCCCGCCTGGCTCCGCGTCGCGATGCTTCACGTGAAACACCCTCCTCGCGGCCGGGGTTGGCCTTCGCGGTGGCGGGCGCTCTGGTGGCGTGGTGCGTCCACCTGGTCATCCCCGCCGTGCCGATGCTGACCGCCTCGGTGGTCCTCGGCATCGCCGTGGCGCACGTCCCCGGCCTGCGCCTCTTCGTACGCGGGCCGGCCCGGCCGGGCCTGTCGCTGGCGGGCCGCAGGCTCATGCGGATCGGCATCGTGCTGCTGGGCCTCGGTCTCGGCCTCGACCAAGTGGTCCGGCTCGGCTGGGCCACGGTGGTGATGGTGAGCGCGGTGGTCGCCGCCACCTTCTTCGGCACGATCTGGCTCGGCCGTCGCCTCGGCCTTCCGGGCGACCAGCCGCTGCTCATCGCCACCGGGTACTCGATCTGCGGGGCCTCGGCCATTGGCGCGGTGAGCGAGGTCTCGGGGAGCGACGAGGAGGACGTGGCCGCCTCGGTGGCTCTGGTCACCCTGTGCGGCACCCTGGCCATCGCGGTACTGCCGCTGCTCCAAGGCCCGTTGGGCCTCTCGGACCTGGCCTTCGGGCGGTGGGTGGGCGCGAGCGTCCACGATGTCGGCCAGGTCGTGGCCACGGCGCAGACCGCCGGTCCCGGCGCGCTCGGCGATGCCGTGCTGGTCAAGCTGATGCGGGTGGCGCTGCTGGCCCCGCTGGTGGCGGCGGTCGCCTTCTCCCTGCGGGCCCGCCGGCGCGGCGTGCGCACGGCCTCGGGCAAGCGCCCGGCTCCCGTGCCGCTGTTCGTCGCCGGGTTCCTGGCGGCGGCCGCGCTGCGGGCCACGGGCGTACTGCCGCCGGTGGCCCTGGAATGGGCGCACACGGCGCAGGAAGCCCTGCTGGCGGCCGCCCTGTTCGGCCTGGGGAGCGCCGTGCACCTGCCGACGCTGGCCCGCACCGGTGGACGGGCCGCGGTGCTGGGGCTGGGGGCGTGGGTGGTGGTGGCCGGGGTCTCGTACGCCGGGGTGCTGCTCACCGTATGA
- a CDS encoding PP2C family protein-serine/threonine phosphatase, with product MLDIAPRVRVDVDPLMAAQHDLGVCDAIWRIAPGGKADAMSAPHLPKVAGIDPAVTAPAHTGASPPAATAAPTTPRTAPAPTAQAAASSVIQDRLAGMVSDLTTLHELTERLTRADDLDSSLQEFLRAGAALVGARRGLVVLEPSDGLGPTTTIGLGLGRADLGHIETVPRSATTYGRILDGLPDAHGGSEVLPEPSTPPGAGGNEPPVDPRHREVAARLGYAASYTLPLTADATGRLGAAVWLYDEQAEPNDRQRDLVGLYARHAAEHLARMLEVDRSRTRLATVSEELLPSRLPRIPGVRLAARHHTGPRGGGDWYDALALPEGAMGLAVGSVTGSGPSAVAAMGRLRASLRAYAVMEGEDPVAVLSDLELLLRLTEPARSATALFAYCEPAARKIILAGAGHTPPLLIGERRTEYVETSLSAPLGMLACWEAPSVEIEPAPGETVLLYTDGLLRRTGDTMDRAYARLHAAAAGVPRSAREDPAALCDHILRTVLPDADPAAAPAAAPSADATEDIVLLAARFD from the coding sequence ATGCTGGACATCGCTCCTCGTGTGCGTGTAGATGTGGATCCATTGATGGCGGCGCAGCACGATCTGGGGGTTTGCGATGCTATATGGCGAATCGCACCAGGTGGAAAGGCGGACGCCATGAGCGCCCCGCATCTGCCGAAAGTGGCTGGAATCGATCCGGCAGTTACAGCACCAGCGCACACTGGCGCGTCCCCACCCGCGGCCACGGCCGCTCCCACCACCCCGCGCACCGCCCCGGCACCGACCGCCCAGGCCGCCGCGAGCAGCGTCATCCAGGACCGACTGGCGGGCATGGTCTCCGACCTCACCACCCTCCACGAACTCACCGAGCGCCTCACCCGGGCCGACGACCTCGACTCCTCCCTCCAGGAGTTCCTGCGCGCCGGCGCCGCCCTGGTCGGCGCGCGCCGGGGCCTCGTCGTCCTGGAGCCCTCCGACGGCCTCGGCCCCACCACCACCATCGGACTCGGCCTCGGCCGCGCGGACCTCGGCCACATCGAGACGGTGCCGCGCAGCGCCACGACGTACGGCCGCATCCTCGACGGCCTCCCCGACGCCCACGGCGGTTCCGAGGTGCTCCCCGAACCGAGTACGCCGCCCGGCGCCGGCGGCAACGAGCCCCCTGTCGACCCGCGCCACCGCGAGGTCGCCGCCCGCCTCGGCTACGCCGCCAGCTATACGCTGCCGCTGACCGCCGACGCCACGGGCCGACTGGGCGCGGCCGTGTGGCTCTACGACGAGCAGGCCGAGCCGAACGACCGCCAGCGCGACCTGGTCGGCCTCTACGCCCGGCACGCCGCCGAGCACCTGGCCCGGATGCTGGAGGTGGATCGTTCCCGCACTCGGCTCGCCACCGTCTCCGAGGAGCTGCTGCCCAGCCGGCTGCCCCGGATTCCCGGGGTGCGGCTCGCGGCCCGGCACCACACCGGCCCGCGCGGCGGCGGCGACTGGTACGACGCGCTGGCCCTGCCCGAGGGCGCGATGGGCCTGGCGGTGGGCTCCGTCACCGGGTCCGGACCGAGCGCCGTCGCCGCGATGGGACGGCTACGGGCGTCGCTGCGCGCGTACGCCGTCATGGAGGGGGAGGACCCCGTCGCGGTCCTGTCCGACCTGGAGCTGCTGCTGCGCCTGACCGAGCCGGCGCGCTCGGCCACCGCCCTCTTCGCGTACTGCGAACCCGCCGCCCGCAAGATCATCCTGGCCGGCGCCGGCCACACCCCGCCGCTGCTCATCGGCGAGCGGCGCACCGAGTACGTGGAGACCTCCCTCTCCGCGCCGCTGGGGATGCTCGCCTGCTGGGAGGCGCCGAGCGTGGAGATCGAGCCCGCCCCGGGAGAAACGGTGCTGCTGTACACGGACGGGCTGTTGCGGCGTACCGGCGACACCATGGACCGGGCCTACGCCCGGCTGCACGCGGCGGCCGCGGGGGTTCCCCGTAGCGCCCGCGAGGACCCGGCCGCCCTGTGCGACCACATCCTGCGGACCGTCCTGCCGGACGCGGATCCCGCCGCCGCTCCCGCCGCCGCTCCTTCCGCGGACGCGACCGAGGACATCGTCCTGCTCGCGGCACGGTTCGACTGA
- a CDS encoding DUF5926 family protein, whose amino-acid sequence MAKKRPAAKTAKPQLTNGEIPVVGAREPCPCGSGRRYKACHGAAAAHAVTAHVRRPFEGLSGECDWVALRELVPAATVPLTLKGGLPEGVPSVTLVTVLPMAWPALRREDGSVLLALQNESTTGDLARDMADTLERALVAEPGTPIAARRVPAEGPRLQDLLDPDGVFEPVVHSGFEFWIPEAESAQNASPEIAASLERANAAAIPTVKLTGVDSAYWCETPDKNHLRWVMPHPEEKLLDALARLHAAGTSSLGEGTKLVGSFRAHGLVVPVWDLPTGVSAEDVEKPAAELAERLAAALATDTPLTTEERRARGGLTNRQVTLS is encoded by the coding sequence ATGGCCAAGAAGCGCCCCGCCGCGAAGACCGCGAAGCCGCAGCTCACCAACGGGGAGATCCCGGTGGTCGGTGCTCGCGAGCCCTGCCCCTGCGGATCCGGGCGCCGCTATAAGGCCTGCCACGGCGCGGCCGCCGCCCACGCCGTCACCGCGCACGTCCGTCGCCCGTTCGAGGGCCTGTCCGGCGAGTGCGACTGGGTCGCGCTGCGCGAGCTGGTCCCCGCCGCCACCGTGCCGCTGACCCTCAAGGGCGGCCTGCCCGAGGGCGTCCCGTCCGTCACGCTGGTGACCGTCCTGCCCATGGCGTGGCCGGCCCTGCGCCGCGAGGACGGTTCCGTCCTGCTCGCCCTCCAGAACGAGTCGACCACCGGGGACCTCGCCCGCGACATGGCCGACACCCTGGAGCGCGCGCTCGTCGCCGAACCGGGCACGCCGATCGCCGCCCGCCGCGTGCCGGCCGAGGGACCCCGACTTCAGGATCTCCTGGACCCGGACGGCGTTTTCGAGCCGGTTGTGCACAGCGGCTTCGAATTCTGGATTCCGGAAGCGGAATCCGCGCAGAACGCCTCCCCGGAGATCGCCGCTTCGCTGGAGCGCGCGAACGCCGCAGCCATCCCGACCGTGAAGCTGACGGGCGTGGACTCGGCCTACTGGTGCGAGACGCCGGACAAGAACCACCTGCGCTGGGTCATGCCGCACCCCGAGGAGAAGCTGCTCGACGCCCTCGCGCGGCTGCACGCGGCGGGGACCTCCTCCCTCGGCGAGGGCACGAAGCTCGTCGGTTCCTTCCGCGCCCACGGTCTGGTGGTCCCGGTCTGGGACCTCCCCACCGGCGTGTCCGCCGAGGACGTGGAGAAGCCCGCCGCCGAGCTGGCCGAGCGGCTGGCCGCCGCGCTGGCCACGGACACCCCGCTGACCACGGAGGAGCGCCGCGCGCGCGGCGGGCTCACCAACCGTCAGGTGACCCTCAGCTGA